The following proteins are encoded in a genomic region of Leifsonia psychrotolerans:
- a CDS encoding dihydrolipoyl dehydrogenase family protein, which yields MQPQNYDLIVIGGGSSAENVADRAVQGGLTALIVESELVGGECSYWACMPSKALIRVGTALSAARRVPGAAEAVQTGPHVAAALSRRDTIANAWSDSGQLRWLASAGIDLLRGHGRLSGVREVTVTAKDGSTTVLTANHAVALCTGSAALLPSIPGLAESAPWTSREATSAHQVPASLAIIGGGVVAAEMATAYSGLGASVTLIARSGLLTRFEPFAGELVTNALRESGVTVLTDVTTTQASRTSAGEVQLRLSDGSDVTTTKVLVATGRAPRTTDLGLETIGLPGGDWLGVDDTLLVQGGSPDLTGAWLYAIGDVNGRALLTHQGKYQARAAGDVIAARANGTRVDDAPWGTHVATADHSAVPQVTFTDPEVASVGLTVADAEIAGYRIRVLDYDLSWLGGSTVLADGYVGHARIVVDEERHVLLGATFVGQDVAELLHAATIAIVGEVPLERLWHAVPSYPTLSEVWLRLLEEYGRPMPDGDNGLR from the coding sequence ATGCAGCCCCAGAACTACGACCTCATCGTGATCGGCGGCGGTTCCTCCGCCGAGAACGTCGCCGACCGCGCCGTGCAGGGCGGTTTGACCGCCCTGATCGTCGAAAGCGAGCTCGTCGGCGGGGAATGCTCGTACTGGGCGTGTATGCCGTCGAAGGCGTTGATCAGGGTTGGCACCGCACTTTCGGCAGCTCGCCGGGTGCCCGGAGCGGCAGAAGCCGTGCAGACCGGCCCTCACGTGGCAGCCGCTCTGAGCCGACGCGACACGATTGCAAATGCCTGGTCAGACTCCGGCCAACTGCGTTGGTTGGCATCCGCTGGTATCGATCTTCTGCGCGGCCACGGGAGGCTGAGTGGAGTGCGCGAGGTCACGGTGACGGCGAAGGACGGGAGCACCACGGTGCTCACCGCCAACCATGCCGTTGCGCTCTGCACGGGGTCGGCGGCTCTGCTCCCGAGCATTCCCGGACTGGCCGAGAGTGCCCCGTGGACGAGTCGCGAGGCGACGAGTGCGCACCAGGTTCCCGCCAGCCTGGCCATCATCGGCGGCGGCGTCGTCGCCGCCGAGATGGCCACCGCCTACAGTGGGCTCGGCGCATCCGTCACGCTGATCGCCCGGAGCGGACTGTTGACTCGGTTCGAGCCCTTCGCCGGCGAACTGGTCACGAACGCCCTCCGTGAGAGCGGCGTCACGGTTCTCACCGACGTGACCACGACCCAGGCCAGTCGAACGTCCGCGGGCGAGGTGCAGCTCCGTCTCAGTGACGGCAGTGACGTCACCACGACCAAGGTGTTGGTCGCCACCGGTCGCGCTCCGCGCACCACGGATCTGGGGCTTGAGACCATTGGGCTGCCGGGTGGCGACTGGCTGGGCGTGGACGATACCCTGCTCGTGCAGGGCGGCTCCCCCGATCTCACCGGCGCGTGGCTCTATGCGATCGGCGATGTCAACGGACGCGCACTTCTCACCCACCAGGGCAAGTACCAAGCGCGGGCGGCCGGCGATGTAATTGCCGCCCGCGCCAACGGAACCCGCGTCGACGATGCACCGTGGGGCACACACGTTGCCACGGCCGATCACTCCGCCGTTCCCCAGGTCACCTTCACCGATCCTGAAGTCGCATCGGTCGGGCTCACGGTCGCCGATGCTGAAATCGCGGGGTATCGCATCCGCGTACTGGATTACGATCTCAGCTGGTTGGGTGGGTCCACGGTGCTCGCCGACGGCTACGTGGGGCACGCCCGCATCGTGGTTGATGAAGAACGTCACGTGTTGCTCGGAGCAACGTTCGTGGGTCAGGATGTCGCGGAGTTGCTGCACGCGGCGACGATTGCCATCGTCGGCGAGGTTCCACTCGAGCGGCTCTGGCACGCTGTGCCCAGCTACCCGACGCTCAGCGAGGTGTGGTTGCGGTTGCTCGAGGAGTACGGGCGTCCAATGCCCGACGGCGACAACGGCCTACGCTGA
- a CDS encoding Fe-S oxidoreductase: MRSILFDSPLSRVGYLYATAVGIIWGSIWSTGRVERRGGLIIFRGMPKWAFGRGGSCVGGCYLTNQNVSDDVLEHEAIHKRQWQRYGMVFPLLYLIAGRNPLKNRWEIEAGLEKGGYLR; the protein is encoded by the coding sequence GTGCGCAGCATCTTGTTCGATTCTCCCCTCAGCCGGGTCGGCTATCTCTACGCGACAGCCGTGGGAATCATCTGGGGGTCGATCTGGAGCACCGGTCGAGTGGAACGCCGAGGCGGCCTGATCATCTTTCGCGGCATGCCGAAATGGGCCTTTGGCCGTGGCGGCTCGTGCGTCGGGGGTTGCTACCTCACCAACCAGAACGTGTCTGACGATGTGCTCGAGCACGAAGCAATCCATAAACGTCAATGGCAACGCTACGGGATGGTCTTCCCGCTGCTCTACCTGATCGCGGGGCGTAACCCGTTGAAAAACCGGTGGGAGATCGAGGCCGGTCTCGAAAAGGGCGGGTACCTGCGATAG
- a CDS encoding Fur family transcriptional regulator translates to MKTVEERQPADSFADSIHAVDLKVTATRLAVLAALSTRPHSSAEVMFEAVSRELPATSMQAVYGVLAAFTAAGLVRRIEPAGSAALYERRVGDNHHHLVCTRCTAVHDVDCAVGEAPCLTPAQSTGSAAGFVVHEAEVTFWGLCASCQAATSA, encoded by the coding sequence ATGAAGACGGTAGAGGAAAGGCAGCCGGCAGACTCGTTCGCCGACAGCATCCATGCCGTCGACCTCAAGGTCACCGCGACTCGGTTGGCCGTCTTAGCCGCGTTATCGACCCGTCCGCACTCAAGCGCCGAGGTGATGTTCGAGGCCGTGAGTCGCGAATTGCCGGCCACCTCGATGCAAGCCGTCTATGGTGTGCTTGCGGCCTTCACCGCTGCAGGCCTGGTGCGACGCATCGAGCCGGCCGGTTCGGCCGCACTCTACGAGCGCCGTGTCGGTGACAACCATCACCATCTCGTCTGCACCCGCTGCACTGCGGTGCATGACGTCGATTGCGCCGTGGGCGAGGCCCCCTGTCTGACCCCGGCACAGTCGACAGGATCAGCGGCAGGCTTTGTGGTGCACGAGGCCGAGGTTACCTTCTGGGGTCTGTGTGCCTCGTGCCAAGCCGCGACCTCAGCCTGA
- a CDS encoding amidase — MAELHELSALEQWSALQRRQVGVVELTEHYLARIEAQNPGVGAFVTVTADAARERARFVETEVAPEVPLWGLPFADKDLQLRAGVPTHFGSRLMEGFVPDRSDELVQALDDAGGVSLGKTATPEFGLPSYTETLAGPPARNPWNRDLGAGGSSGGAAVAVAARLLPFSPGSDGGGSVRIPAAACGLVGLKPSRGRIPAASGIDKLAGLPVAGPLARTVADAALLFDAMVTPRGGHPDHHFALRAPGEEGPFLASAIRGEGRFQLGVMTTSAWDDAYDIAISVEARQALAIAADALAGLGHGLQEAALVSDASYAPAFRTIWQAGAAGIPAEGDDQEQLLEPLTRWLLYRGRELSARQLAEALSALALYERSFIEQLSRFDAVLTPALALTPRPIGWYDAVDGERNFAQQVQYTPFTSMVNVSGLPAIVLPIHQTDDGLPMGVQLIGRPGGEHTLLALGAQLEQHFQWQNRVPPLA, encoded by the coding sequence ATGGCGGAACTACATGAATTGAGTGCCCTGGAGCAGTGGAGCGCACTGCAGCGCAGGCAGGTCGGTGTCGTGGAGCTCACCGAGCACTACCTGGCCCGCATCGAAGCGCAGAATCCCGGTGTGGGTGCGTTTGTGACGGTGACGGCCGACGCCGCCCGGGAACGCGCCCGCTTCGTCGAGACCGAGGTCGCCCCCGAGGTGCCGCTGTGGGGGCTGCCCTTCGCCGACAAAGATCTGCAGCTGCGTGCTGGCGTGCCGACCCATTTCGGCTCGCGGCTCATGGAGGGTTTCGTGCCCGACCGCTCCGACGAGCTTGTGCAGGCACTCGACGACGCGGGCGGGGTGAGCCTCGGCAAGACCGCGACGCCCGAGTTCGGGCTTCCGTCCTACACCGAAACGCTTGCGGGGCCTCCCGCGCGTAACCCGTGGAACCGTGACCTGGGTGCTGGCGGGTCGAGTGGGGGAGCGGCCGTCGCCGTTGCGGCTCGGCTGCTGCCGTTCTCGCCCGGCTCAGACGGTGGCGGTTCTGTTCGAATTCCCGCTGCGGCCTGTGGCCTGGTCGGCCTCAAACCGTCTCGCGGACGTATTCCAGCGGCATCCGGCATCGACAAACTCGCGGGCCTGCCGGTGGCCGGGCCGCTCGCTCGCACCGTAGCGGATGCCGCGCTGCTGTTTGACGCAATGGTCACCCCGCGCGGCGGCCATCCCGACCACCATTTCGCCCTGCGTGCACCGGGCGAGGAAGGACCGTTTCTTGCCTCCGCCATCCGCGGTGAGGGGCGGTTCCAGCTCGGCGTCATGACCACGTCGGCCTGGGATGATGCCTACGACATCGCGATCTCGGTGGAGGCCCGCCAGGCGTTGGCCATCGCGGCCGATGCCCTGGCCGGCCTCGGCCATGGCCTGCAAGAGGCAGCCCTGGTTTCTGACGCGAGTTATGCGCCGGCGTTTCGCACGATTTGGCAGGCTGGGGCTGCGGGCATCCCCGCGGAGGGCGACGACCAGGAGCAGCTGCTTGAGCCGCTGACTCGGTGGCTGCTGTATCGAGGACGCGAACTTTCGGCGCGACAACTCGCCGAGGCACTTTCGGCGCTTGCGCTCTACGAGCGTTCGTTCATCGAGCAGCTTTCTCGTTTCGACGCCGTGCTCACCCCGGCGCTCGCGCTCACCCCGCGCCCGATCGGCTGGTACGACGCGGTCGACGGGGAACGGAACTTTGCCCAGCAGGTGCAGTACACCCCGTTTACGTCGATGGTCAACGTGTCGGGACTGCCCGCTATCGTGCTGCCCATTCACCAGACCGATGACGGTCTGCCGATGGGTGTGCAGTTGATCGGTCGGCCTGGCGGGGAGCACACGCTGTTGGCGCTGGGTGCGCAGCTGGAACAGCATTTTCAGTGGCAGAATCGGGTTCCTCCGCTGGCGTAG
- a CDS encoding HNH endonuclease signature motif containing protein, with protein MSITSPPPVSASEPTPASGASAPTAAMVLAAVEQARSSLAVLGTVSPDRFTDDDLLGVLGAFEGVGRLVDAGRVAVAATVEERSGRWLGRDSLAAKRGCTSGIDLITRVTRISGREAKRRSALGLRMRDTQHVGTIIPALFPTVGAAVASGLLGVDAAEVIMSGLAEISPRVAPDDLAAAERALVGAATGTITAENEGEPGAGFAFSADSMRVQMLQWQAALDPDGVAPNEVEVEATSTISFGRFKDGVYPVRGGVTPDLYGIMNLTFDAFIAARKTPAFPTAAEQARDQARDDRAELDGQDLNDDHDHDRDHDDHGQGPASAEAPLPGLAGHEFDDVDTRTAGEKRADILRGMFTQLAQADSTPSIGGAPPTVVVHVNVNDIEAGRGVGWIDGVDAPISLRTVDQMMCAGGTQTVLFGPNGEVLTLTDPQRLFNRAQRRAILARDGGCGVPGCDAPAQWLEFHHVIPWSKGGVTEVDNGVALCWRHHHTIETSGWEILMVNGRPQVKAPAWIDPSRTWRDANRHRTDTHRRD; from the coding sequence ATGTCAATCACCTCCCCACCCCCCGTCTCCGCCTCGGAGCCGACACCCGCCTCGGGTGCGTCGGCACCGACCGCGGCCATGGTGCTGGCGGCGGTCGAACAGGCCCGCTCTTCTCTGGCAGTGCTCGGCACCGTCAGCCCCGACCGGTTCACCGACGACGACCTCCTCGGGGTGCTCGGTGCGTTCGAGGGTGTGGGCCGGCTGGTTGATGCCGGCCGGGTGGCTGTGGCGGCGACGGTCGAGGAACGCTCCGGCCGGTGGCTGGGCCGGGACTCCCTCGCGGCGAAGCGGGGCTGCACCAGTGGCATCGACCTGATCACCCGGGTCACCCGAATCTCCGGCCGGGAAGCGAAACGGCGCAGCGCCCTCGGCCTGCGAATGCGGGACACGCAACACGTCGGCACGATCATCCCCGCACTGTTCCCCACGGTGGGTGCCGCGGTCGCTTCGGGCTTGCTGGGGGTGGATGCGGCGGAGGTGATCATGTCCGGTCTGGCCGAGATCTCCCCGCGCGTTGCCCCCGATGATCTTGCGGCTGCGGAACGCGCTCTGGTGGGAGCGGCGACGGGCACGATTACGGCTGAGAATGAGGGTGAGCCGGGCGCGGGCTTTGCGTTCTCGGCGGACTCGATGCGGGTGCAGATGTTGCAGTGGCAGGCGGCGCTGGACCCCGACGGGGTGGCGCCGAATGAGGTCGAGGTTGAGGCGACGAGCACGATCAGTTTCGGCCGTTTCAAAGACGGTGTGTATCCGGTGCGGGGCGGGGTGACTCCTGATCTGTACGGAATCATGAACCTCACCTTCGACGCGTTCATTGCCGCCCGAAAGACTCCCGCGTTTCCGACGGCCGCCGAGCAAGCCCGCGACCAGGCACGCGACGACCGCGCCGAGCTAGACGGACAAGACCTGAACGACGACCACGACCACGACCGTGACCATGACGACCACGGTCAGGGTCCAGCCTCAGCCGAGGCTCCTCTTCCCGGGTTGGCCGGGCATGAGTTCGATGACGTCGACACCCGCACCGCTGGTGAGAAGCGGGCCGATATTCTGCGCGGCATGTTCACCCAGCTGGCCCAGGCCGACAGCACGCCCAGCATTGGTGGTGCACCGCCGACGGTGGTGGTGCATGTGAACGTGAACGATATTGAAGCCGGTCGTGGTGTCGGCTGGATCGATGGCGTCGACGCCCCGATCTCGCTTCGCACGGTGGATCAGATGATGTGTGCCGGAGGCACCCAAACGGTTCTGTTCGGTCCGAATGGTGAGGTTCTGACGCTGACCGATCCGCAACGACTGTTCAACCGTGCCCAACGCCGGGCGATCCTCGCCCGCGACGGCGGCTGCGGCGTTCCCGGCTGTGATGCCCCCGCACAGTGGCTCGAGTTTCATCACGTGATCCCCTGGAGCAAAGGTGGCGTTACCGAGGTCGACAATGGTGTGGCGTTGTGTTGGCGACATCATCACACCATCGAAACGTCCGGCTGGGAGATCCTCATGGTCAACGGCCGCCCCCAGGTGAAGGCACCGGCCTGGATCGACCCGAGCCGCACCTGGCGCGACGCCAACCGGCACCGCACCGACACCCACCGCCGCGACTGA
- a CDS encoding carbohydrate ABC transporter permease, translated as MTLTQKKDAPPRGAQARVNRTGDRVVGTVSHTLLTFWTLIVVLPLLWTIMSSFKTSKQVLQSPFTLPTQFNFDNYVNAWSIAGIGSFFVNSIIVVFGALVLTMLFGAMSAYVLARFQFPGSRAIYYLMLAGLTFPIFLAIVPLFFVLQSLGILNTLPGLIVTYAAFAFPFTVFFLFAFFKSLSTSIAEAAALDGAGEWRTFFQVMLPMARPGLATVAILNFVGLWNQFLLPVALNTDPQNYVLTQGMAQFASQAGYSVDFGALYAAVVITVIPVLVVYLIFQRQLQGSVSQGTNK; from the coding sequence ATGACACTCACACAGAAGAAGGATGCGCCGCCGCGCGGTGCGCAGGCGCGGGTAAACCGCACGGGCGACAGAGTTGTCGGCACGGTTTCCCACACACTCTTAACGTTCTGGACGTTGATCGTCGTCTTGCCACTGCTCTGGACGATCATGTCGTCGTTCAAGACGAGCAAGCAGGTGCTGCAATCTCCGTTCACGTTGCCCACGCAATTCAATTTCGACAACTATGTGAACGCCTGGTCAATCGCCGGCATCGGAAGCTTCTTCGTCAACTCGATCATCGTCGTGTTCGGCGCCCTCGTGCTCACCATGCTCTTCGGGGCGATGTCGGCGTATGTACTGGCACGGTTCCAGTTTCCGGGCAGCCGAGCGATCTACTATCTGATGCTGGCGGGTCTGACCTTCCCGATCTTTTTGGCGATCGTGCCCCTGTTCTTCGTGCTGCAAAGCCTCGGCATCCTGAACACGCTGCCGGGATTGATCGTCACGTATGCGGCATTCGCCTTTCCGTTCACCGTGTTCTTCCTCTTTGCTTTCTTCAAATCGCTGTCCACCTCGATTGCCGAGGCCGCAGCGCTTGATGGGGCGGGGGAGTGGCGCACGTTCTTCCAGGTCATGCTGCCCATGGCCCGTCCTGGATTGGCGACGGTGGCAATTCTGAACTTCGTCGGCCTGTGGAACCAGTTCCTCTTGCCCGTCGCGTTGAACACCGACCCGCAGAACTATGTGCTGACGCAGGGAATGGCCCAGTTCGCTTCGCAGGCCGGGTATTCCGTGGACTTCGGGGCGCTCTACGCCGCCGTTGTGATCACCGTGATTCCGGTGCTTGTCGTCTACCTGATCTTCCAGCGCCAGCTGCAGGGATCCGTCTCGCAGGGCACCAATAAGTAG
- a CDS encoding carbohydrate ABC transporter permease: MGGGRSAAAHRWSKKDLTFDKISFMIVFLVIPVVVYIVFVVSPFIQAFYYSLTDWSGFTSGMNFIGIGNYVKAFTDSTFLTAMGNSVLLALVLPIVTIGLALILASLVTVGGPSSGPVRGLRNSSIYRVVSFFPYVIPAIVIGIMWGQIYDPSSGLLNGILTGLGLDQFESFAWLGTKGVAMPAVMFVIVWGLVGFYMVLFVAAIKGVPAEIYEAARIDGAGRFRTAVTITIPLIRDNIQTAYIYMGILALDAFVYMAALEPGGGPANSTLVMSQQLFTTAFTKGQFGYACAMGVILAAITLLFAGAVFLVNRITGGNNEVAE; encoded by the coding sequence ATGGGTGGCGGCCGCTCGGCCGCCGCCCATCGGTGGAGCAAGAAAGATCTCACGTTCGACAAGATTTCGTTCATGATCGTCTTTCTTGTCATTCCGGTCGTCGTCTACATCGTCTTCGTCGTCTCGCCGTTCATTCAGGCGTTCTACTACTCGTTGACCGACTGGTCGGGCTTCACCTCGGGCATGAACTTCATCGGCATCGGCAACTATGTCAAGGCCTTTACCGACAGCACCTTCCTGACGGCCATGGGCAACAGCGTGTTGCTTGCTCTCGTGTTGCCGATTGTCACCATCGGGCTCGCACTGATTCTGGCGTCACTGGTGACGGTGGGCGGCCCGAGTAGCGGTCCGGTCCGGGGCTTGCGCAACTCCAGCATCTACCGTGTCGTTTCGTTCTTCCCGTACGTGATTCCCGCCATCGTGATCGGCATCATGTGGGGCCAGATCTATGACCCGAGTAGCGGGCTGCTGAACGGGATTCTCACGGGGCTCGGCCTCGATCAGTTCGAGTCGTTCGCGTGGCTGGGCACCAAGGGTGTCGCGATGCCTGCCGTCATGTTTGTGATTGTCTGGGGCCTGGTTGGCTTCTACATGGTGTTGTTCGTCGCGGCGATCAAAGGCGTGCCCGCAGAGATCTATGAGGCCGCCCGCATCGACGGCGCCGGGCGGTTCCGCACGGCGGTGACCATCACGATCCCCCTGATCCGAGACAACATTCAGACCGCCTACATCTATATGGGCATCCTCGCCCTTGATGCTTTTGTCTATATGGCGGCTCTGGAGCCCGGTGGCGGGCCGGCGAACTCGACGCTCGTGATGTCGCAGCAGCTGTTCACCACGGCGTTCACCAAGGGCCAGTTCGGTTACGCCTGCGCAATGGGCGTCATCTTGGCCGCGATCACCCTCCTGTTTGCCGGTGCAGTGTTCCTCGTGAACCGAATCACCGGCGGAAATAACGAAGTGGCGGAATGA
- a CDS encoding catalase yields the protein MTAEPTTTQTGTPVPSDDHSLTSGTEGATALHDRYLVEKLAQFNRERIPERIVHAKGGGAFGTFEVTDDVSMYTRAAVFQPGAVTETLQRFSSVAGEQGSPDTWRDVRGFSVKFYTDEGNYDIVGNNTPVFFIRDGIKFPDFIHSQKRLPGSGLRDANMQWDFWTLSPESAHQVTYLMGDRGLPRSWREMPGFGSHTYQWINAAGERFWVKYHFTSNQGNVEMGGSEAELIAGADADYYRRDLYEAIEAGNFPSWDVHVQVMPYEDGKTYRFNPFDITKVWPHADYPLIKVGTHTLNRNPENFFAEIEQAAFSPANTVPGIDISPDKMLMARVFSYPDAQRYRVGTNYNQIPVNAPKSPVNNYSQDGSARHGFNATTAPVYAPNSLGGPVADAAAAGAGSWESDGELVRAAAKLRSDDSDFGQAGTLYREVFDDAAKARFLETITGAVSGVTRPEVRERAIWYWTSVDAELGASLRANLATGGAETVDGEAEYVGVAE from the coding sequence ATGACTGCCGAACCGACCACCACCCAGACTGGAACTCCCGTTCCGAGCGACGACCACTCGCTGACCAGCGGCACCGAGGGCGCCACCGCGCTGCACGACCGTTACCTGGTCGAAAAGCTGGCTCAGTTCAACCGCGAGCGTATCCCGGAGCGCATTGTTCACGCCAAGGGCGGCGGAGCATTCGGTACGTTCGAGGTCACCGACGACGTGTCGATGTACACCCGTGCCGCGGTGTTCCAGCCGGGCGCTGTGACCGAAACCCTGCAGCGCTTCTCCAGTGTTGCCGGCGAGCAGGGCTCTCCCGACACCTGGCGCGACGTGCGTGGCTTCTCGGTGAAGTTCTACACCGACGAGGGCAACTACGACATCGTCGGAAACAACACCCCGGTGTTCTTCATTCGCGATGGGATCAAGTTCCCCGACTTCATCCACTCGCAGAAGCGTCTGCCGGGCTCGGGCCTGCGCGACGCCAACATGCAGTGGGACTTCTGGACCCTCTCGCCGGAATCCGCACACCAGGTCACCTACTTGATGGGTGACCGAGGCCTGCCGCGCTCCTGGCGCGAAATGCCCGGCTTCGGTTCGCACACCTACCAGTGGATCAACGCCGCCGGTGAGCGCTTCTGGGTCAAGTACCACTTCACCTCCAACCAGGGCAACGTCGAGATGGGTGGCTCCGAGGCCGAGCTCATCGCCGGTGCCGACGCCGACTACTACCGTCGCGACCTGTACGAGGCCATCGAGGCCGGCAACTTCCCGTCGTGGGACGTGCACGTTCAGGTCATGCCGTATGAAGACGGCAAGACCTACCGCTTCAACCCGTTCGATATCACCAAGGTCTGGCCGCACGCGGACTACCCGCTGATCAAGGTCGGGACGCACACCCTGAACCGCAACCCCGAGAACTTCTTCGCCGAGATCGAGCAGGCCGCATTCTCGCCGGCCAACACGGTTCCGGGCATCGACATCAGCCCCGACAAGATGCTGATGGCTCGTGTGTTCAGCTACCCCGATGCGCAGCGCTACCGCGTGGGCACGAACTACAACCAGATTCCGGTGAACGCACCGAAGTCGCCCGTCAACAACTACTCACAGGACGGCTCAGCCCGTCACGGCTTCAACGCCACGACGGCACCTGTCTACGCTCCGAACTCGCTCGGTGGCCCCGTCGCGGATGCTGCGGCAGCCGGTGCCGGTAGCTGGGAGAGCGACGGCGAGCTGGTGCGTGCTGCGGCGAAGCTGCGTTCGGACGACAGCGACTTCGGCCAGGCTGGAACGCTCTACCGTGAGGTCTTCGACGACGCGGCCAAGGCACGCTTCCTCGAGACCATCACGGGTGCCGTCAGCGGGGTAACCCGTCCCGAGGTGCGCGAGCGCGCAATCTGGTACTGGACGAGTGTTGACGCCGAACTCGGTGCGAGCCTGCGCGCGAACCTCGCAACGGGCGGCGCGGAAACCGTCGATGGAGAAGCCGAATACGTCGGCGTCGCCGAGTAA
- the ngcE gene encoding N-acetylglucosamine/diacetylchitobiose ABC transporter substrate-binding protein, producing MEIQNKPLVRRDFLRGTLVAAVLIPLGGALASCAPSGGGGATGGATGTVSATNPFGMVEKSTVDAVIFNGGYGIDYAKFAGKQVEKVQVGSTVNVTPQTNIAQTLQPRFVSGNPPDVIDNSGANLIGINTIREQLEDLTDVVDAKNYEGTVIKDTLYPGVIEPGTFDGKFVQLNYVLTVYAMWYSASLFDDKGWTVPKTWDEMLALGAKAKADGKYLMGWGKEAATYYQTMAIGSAIKQGGDDVRLALENLKPGCWSLAPVQDVFTGLKAIIDAGYMKPGGAGTQFTAAQAQWSDAEDFILYPSGGWIENEMKTQTKEGFKMTGAPEPTVTSDSKMPWEALHSTAGEGYIVPSKAKNPAGGKEFLRAMLSKDAAVNFAKTTFSSTIVKDTIPADGFGSTALVSQVTMLEAAGTNIFSWNFVDLYGMNTDQLVVWNTFLQGGSDVATLTSGLQAITDKVANDPSVQKVTVT from the coding sequence ATGGAAATTCAGAATAAGCCGCTTGTGCGGCGGGACTTTCTGCGAGGCACACTCGTCGCAGCGGTCTTGATCCCGCTCGGTGGCGCACTCGCCTCGTGCGCGCCATCCGGTGGTGGCGGCGCAACCGGTGGAGCCACCGGTACGGTGTCGGCAACGAACCCGTTCGGAATGGTTGAGAAGTCAACTGTCGACGCGGTCATCTTCAACGGCGGCTACGGCATCGACTACGCCAAGTTCGCCGGCAAACAGGTGGAGAAGGTTCAGGTGGGTTCGACGGTCAACGTCACCCCGCAGACCAACATTGCACAGACTCTGCAGCCGCGCTTCGTTTCGGGCAACCCGCCGGACGTCATCGACAACAGCGGTGCAAACCTGATCGGCATCAATACCATCCGCGAGCAGCTGGAAGACCTCACCGATGTGGTCGACGCCAAGAACTACGAAGGCACGGTCATCAAGGACACCCTCTATCCGGGCGTCATCGAGCCGGGCACGTTCGACGGCAAGTTCGTTCAGCTCAACTACGTGCTGACGGTCTACGCCATGTGGTATTCGGCATCCCTGTTCGACGACAAGGGCTGGACCGTTCCGAAGACCTGGGACGAGATGCTTGCGCTCGGTGCCAAGGCCAAGGCCGATGGAAAGTACTTGATGGGTTGGGGTAAAGAAGCCGCAACCTACTACCAGACCATGGCCATTGGCTCGGCAATCAAGCAGGGCGGCGACGACGTGCGTCTCGCCCTCGAGAACCTCAAGCCCGGTTGCTGGTCGCTGGCACCGGTGCAGGATGTCTTCACCGGTCTGAAGGCGATCATCGACGCCGGCTACATGAAGCCGGGCGGCGCGGGAACGCAGTTCACAGCAGCGCAGGCCCAGTGGAGTGACGCCGAGGACTTCATTCTCTACCCGTCGGGTGGCTGGATCGAGAACGAGATGAAGACTCAGACCAAGGAGGGCTTCAAGATGACGGGTGCCCCCGAACCGACGGTCACCAGTGACTCGAAGATGCCGTGGGAGGCACTGCACTCCACGGCTGGTGAAGGCTACATCGTTCCGTCGAAGGCGAAGAACCCGGCCGGCGGTAAGGAGTTCCTGCGTGCCATGCTCTCGAAGGATGCCGCGGTCAACTTCGCGAAGACCACCTTCTCGTCGACGATCGTCAAGGACACGATCCCGGCAGACGGGTTCGGCTCCACGGCTTTGGTCTCGCAGGTCACGATGCTTGAGGCGGCAGGGACGAACATCTTCTCGTGGAACTTCGTCGACCTCTACGGAATGAACACCGACCAGTTGGTCGTCTGGAACACATTCCTTCAGGGCGGCTCCGACGTCGCCACTTTGACCAGCGGCCTGCAGGCCATCACAGACAAGGTGGCGAACGACCCATCAGTGCAGAAGGTCACTGTCACATGA